In the genome of Halapricum salinum, one region contains:
- a CDS encoding PAS domain-containing protein gives MLGTTDELDDPIRVLYVNSDPAFAELVQTKLQQTSTEIDCIPADGLDEALHNLAADRIDCIVTAYSLDDSDGIGLTESIRQQNDDIPIILFTGQGSEEIASEATRAGVSDYIPVRSERDNFTLLAARIRTLTRAARKRTEAEQTKRRFRRTLERATDAIYAVDSDWRIEYINEKMAERVERDPDAIVGQTIWEEFPSIVGTELEDKYRTAMETGEPVSFEQWLGEPFGYWVEVRAFPDDDGLTVFSREITAERERELELERSDAILENIHDVVFVLGEQGDIEFANTAAKRLLAGDQSAQIIGQQIETVVGDRVSDSDATRFSQAVESTLDEVESDGGSTGLYDTDLQLDVVAGASERTLDVRVTPFQSRKRKQILVVARDVTEQSEVNRQLERERDGLQDLQAVMAESDVSAESRLQNLLEVGCQTLGLEIGIVSRIQESDYTVEAVHAPEADIEAGDQFDLASTYCAEVVGTDSVCSFADAVSDGKETHPAYREFELESYIGVPLVVDDTRYGTVNFSSPTTRVAPFGALERTFVELVTQLVSTEISRRRDRAELERQEFLFDRVQDIADIGIWEFIPSSGELAWSDGVRQIHGVDEDYEPPLDDAIEFYHPDDRETITAAVDRAIEDGEPYDLNLRIVRPDGAVRDVRAWGEYVDDTQRGDAVLRGVFQDITEREAERREHRELAEEYEALLETSGDAIFLLDVDTAGEDPSFEFARLSPGYESQTGITTEEVRGKTPRDVFGDQEGAELEANYTRCVDQGAPISYREELDIGDGAQFWETSLAPVVVDGETVRIVGIARNVTEQVERERELEATNQRLESLIEATPLTVMEIDTDGTVIRWNDEAETMFGWSQDEVLGEFNPMVPDEQQEEFASHRQRVLSGERIRAKEIRRETKDGDELDLLLSVAPVTSPDGETTSILAVLEDITEQKRLEARLRSLQDTAQSLSGAESSEEIGAIAVDAAAEILDLDITGIWEYDDRENVLAPITETSEARDLFGESPRFTPGDSLAWDVFESGETQVYDDIQAEGQPHNPNTEIRSEILVPLGEYGLMSTGSVSTQVFSETDVDLFRILGATVEAALARASREEELHRQNERLDQFASVVAHDLRNPLSVAMGFLEIAEETGKAEHFEKVESAHDRIERLIEDLLTLARGETTIEDAEEIDLESITTEAWGYVDTEEATLTVADGIPTVTGDAGRLTQLFENLFRNAIEHGGADVTVTVGGLDGDDGFYVEDTGSGIPQEKQDDVFKHGVTSSEGGTGFGLSIVADIAKAHGWTVSVTDGSNGGARFEFKRSK, from the coding sequence GTGCTCGGTACTACTGACGAACTCGACGATCCTATCCGCGTCCTCTACGTGAACTCCGATCCCGCGTTCGCGGAGTTGGTTCAAACCAAGCTCCAACAAACGAGTACCGAGATCGATTGTATACCTGCCGACGGTCTCGACGAAGCACTGCACAATCTTGCTGCGGACCGGATCGACTGTATCGTAACGGCGTACTCGCTCGACGATTCGGACGGTATCGGGCTTACGGAGTCGATTCGCCAACAGAACGATGATATCCCGATAATCCTCTTTACTGGACAGGGGAGTGAGGAGATCGCGAGCGAAGCGACTCGTGCCGGCGTATCGGACTACATCCCAGTCCGGTCGGAGCGTGACAACTTCACACTGCTCGCGGCCCGCATTCGAACACTCACGAGGGCTGCTCGCAAGCGCACGGAGGCTGAGCAGACGAAACGGCGCTTCCGACGAACGCTCGAACGCGCGACTGACGCGATTTACGCCGTCGACAGCGACTGGCGCATCGAGTATATAAACGAGAAGATGGCCGAGCGAGTCGAACGTGACCCGGACGCGATCGTCGGACAAACCATCTGGGAGGAGTTCCCGTCGATCGTTGGGACGGAACTCGAAGACAAGTATCGAACGGCGATGGAGACTGGTGAACCGGTATCGTTCGAACAGTGGCTGGGAGAGCCGTTCGGCTACTGGGTCGAAGTGCGAGCGTTTCCAGATGACGACGGGCTGACCGTCTTTTCACGCGAAATTACTGCCGAGCGAGAACGGGAACTGGAGCTAGAGCGCAGTGACGCGATTCTGGAGAACATCCACGACGTCGTGTTCGTCCTCGGCGAGCAGGGTGATATCGAGTTCGCGAATACGGCTGCGAAGCGGTTGCTCGCAGGGGATCAGTCGGCCCAGATTATCGGTCAACAGATCGAAACGGTCGTCGGTGACCGCGTTAGCGATTCCGATGCTACCCGTTTCTCCCAGGCAGTCGAGTCGACACTTGACGAGGTCGAGAGCGATGGTGGGTCGACAGGGTTGTACGATACAGACCTACAGCTCGACGTTGTGGCCGGGGCCAGTGAACGAACGCTCGACGTCCGGGTAACGCCGTTCCAGAGTCGAAAGCGGAAGCAGATACTCGTTGTCGCTCGAGACGTTACCGAACAAAGCGAGGTGAACCGGCAACTGGAACGGGAGCGTGACGGACTCCAGGACCTCCAAGCCGTCATGGCAGAAAGCGATGTCTCGGCCGAGTCACGCCTCCAGAATCTACTGGAAGTCGGTTGCCAGACGCTCGGACTGGAAATCGGCATCGTCTCGCGGATTCAGGAGAGCGACTACACGGTCGAAGCAGTTCACGCACCAGAGGCTGATATCGAAGCTGGCGATCAGTTCGATCTCGCATCGACGTACTGTGCTGAAGTCGTCGGCACGGATTCGGTCTGTTCGTTTGCAGACGCCGTTAGCGACGGGAAAGAGACGCATCCTGCCTACCGTGAGTTCGAGTTAGAATCGTACATCGGCGTGCCACTCGTCGTCGACGACACGCGTTACGGAACCGTCAATTTCTCGAGTCCGACAACGCGAGTCGCGCCGTTCGGAGCGCTCGAACGAACGTTCGTCGAGCTGGTCACACAACTCGTGAGTACCGAAATCTCGCGTCGTCGTGACCGTGCCGAACTCGAACGTCAGGAGTTCCTCTTCGACCGCGTTCAGGACATCGCAGATATCGGTATATGGGAATTCATCCCATCGAGCGGCGAACTCGCCTGGTCTGACGGGGTCCGCCAGATCCACGGTGTCGACGAGGACTACGAGCCCCCCCTCGACGACGCGATCGAGTTCTACCACCCCGACGACAGAGAGACGATTACCGCAGCAGTCGACCGAGCAATCGAAGACGGGGAACCGTACGACCTTAACCTCCGAATCGTTCGACCCGACGGAGCGGTGCGTGACGTCCGGGCGTGGGGAGAATACGTCGACGACACACAGCGCGGCGACGCAGTACTTCGGGGTGTTTTTCAGGACATCACGGAGCGAGAAGCGGAACGCCGTGAGCATCGAGAGCTCGCGGAGGAATACGAGGCGTTGCTCGAAACGTCCGGGGACGCGATATTCTTGCTTGATGTCGATACCGCTGGTGAGGACCCATCATTCGAGTTCGCCAGACTCAGTCCCGGATACGAGTCACAGACCGGAATTACGACCGAGGAAGTTCGCGGCAAGACCCCACGAGACGTGTTTGGCGACCAGGAGGGTGCTGAACTCGAGGCCAATTACACTCGCTGCGTCGATCAGGGGGCCCCAATCTCGTATCGCGAAGAACTCGACATCGGTGACGGTGCGCAGTTCTGGGAGACCAGCCTCGCACCGGTCGTCGTCGATGGCGAGACTGTTCGAATTGTGGGTATCGCTCGAAACGTTACCGAGCAAGTCGAACGAGAGCGTGAACTCGAAGCGACGAACCAGCGACTGGAATCGCTCATCGAGGCCACGCCACTCACCGTCATGGAGATCGACACGGATGGGACCGTCATCCGCTGGAACGACGAGGCTGAAACCATGTTCGGCTGGTCGCAGGACGAAGTGCTTGGCGAGTTCAATCCGATGGTCCCGGACGAGCAGCAGGAAGAGTTTGCCTCACACCGGCAGCGCGTCCTGAGCGGCGAGCGAATCCGAGCAAAGGAGATACGGCGAGAGACGAAAGACGGAGACGAACTGGACCTGCTCTTGTCGGTCGCGCCGGTTACAAGCCCCGACGGAGAGACTACGAGCATCCTCGCTGTCTTGGAGGACATAACCGAACAGAAACGGTTGGAAGCTCGCCTCCGCTCGCTTCAGGACACCGCACAATCGCTCAGCGGCGCTGAATCAAGCGAGGAAATCGGAGCGATCGCCGTCGATGCCGCGGCCGAGATACTGGACCTCGATATCACCGGAATTTGGGAGTACGACGACCGAGAGAACGTGCTCGCCCCAATTACGGAAACGTCCGAAGCACGAGACCTGTTTGGCGAGTCTCCCCGGTTCACTCCTGGAGACAGTCTCGCTTGGGACGTGTTTGAGTCCGGAGAAACCCAGGTATATGATGATATCCAAGCTGAGGGGCAACCCCACAACCCGAACACAGAGATACGGAGTGAGATTCTCGTCCCACTAGGTGAGTATGGGCTCATGTCGACGGGGTCAGTTTCCACGCAGGTCTTTTCTGAGACGGACGTCGACCTGTTCCGGATTCTCGGTGCGACTGTCGAGGCAGCACTCGCACGAGCGAGCAGGGAGGAAGAACTACACCGACAGAACGAACGACTCGACCAGTTCGCGAGCGTCGTTGCCCACGACCTTCGAAACCCGCTCTCTGTCGCAATGGGGTTCCTCGAAATCGCGGAGGAGACCGGGAAGGCGGAGCACTTTGAAAAAGTAGAATCCGCACACGACCGAATTGAACGACTCATCGAGGACCTCCTGACGCTGGCACGTGGGGAGACGACGATCGAGGATGCAGAAGAGATCGACCTCGAGAGTATTACGACAGAAGCGTGGGGATACGTCGACACGGAGGAGGCAACGCTTACAGTCGCAGATGGAATTCCGACAGTCACCGGGGATGCAGGGCGGCTGACCCAACTCTTCGAGAATCTCTTCCGAAATGCAATCGAGCACGGTGGTGCCGACGTCACGGTGACCGTGGGTGGACTAGACGGAGACGATGGATTCTACGTTGAGGATACCGGCAGCGGGATTCCCCAGGAGAAGCAAGACGACGTGTTCAAACACGGCGTCACGTCCAGCGAGGGGGGAACCGGGTTCGGGCTCTCGATTGTGGCCGACATCGCGAAGGCGCACGGTTGGACAGTTTCGGTGACAGACGGAAGCAATGGCGGGGCACGGTTCGAGTTCAAGCGGTCGAAATAG
- a CDS encoding winged helix-turn-helix transcriptional regulator, with the protein MTDTRDKVISQIRQRPGIHFNELVRTLDLAPGQVQYHLKKLRRAAVVVEEPLYGKTHYYTTEYGAWERRALAVLHRETAREILVHLLTNGRSRPGAVAERLDVARSTLEWHLDHLVEQDLVEKERGQRNHVTLSVSHPEETARMLRLVNPSLADRLLDRFTRLVDGLLDGESGSTDADQS; encoded by the coding sequence ATGACCGACACCAGGGACAAAGTAATCTCGCAGATCCGCCAACGGCCGGGTATTCACTTCAACGAACTCGTCCGGACGCTCGACCTCGCGCCGGGGCAAGTCCAGTACCATCTGAAGAAGCTGCGCCGCGCTGCGGTCGTCGTCGAAGAACCGCTGTACGGGAAGACACACTACTACACCACGGAGTACGGCGCGTGGGAGCGACGGGCGCTGGCCGTCTTGCACCGGGAGACTGCGCGCGAGATTCTCGTGCACCTCCTGACCAACGGCCGGAGTCGTCCGGGAGCGGTCGCGGAGCGACTGGACGTGGCTCGGAGTACGCTCGAATGGCACCTCGACCACCTCGTCGAGCAGGATCTCGTCGAAAAGGAGCGGGGTCAGCGTAACCACGTCACGCTCTCGGTTTCACACCCCGAAGAGACCGCTCGCATGCTTCGGCTGGTGAACCCGTCACTGGCCGACCGACTGCTGGATCGATTTACCCGGCTGGTCGACGGATTGCTCGACGGCGAGTCCGGGTCGACCGACGCAGACCAGTCGTGA
- a CDS encoding iron transporter yields MRRRAFLGGCAGALSSGLAGCGGLLEERSTGGQPPVLDDRPDAVYVPTHIEGMEMQGMQTVGDRKVGLFYSYAHRFWTVTGTRTNLAEIQDGQDVHLMASTWDPESGTVIPVLSQPTFTISQDGEEVDSKRAWPMLSQNMGFHFGENMALDGDGTYTVEVEVGAVDSQRVGDFDGTFGESITAEFEMEYSESTKNEIRYERLSDEEGTRGAVSPMSMEMLPLAYAPSKSAMPGSPVEVGSVGDAEMVATVDGSTLLVSPRTPYNRFAVPGFALSATLDAVGFDDTLTPAIGPEIGSHYRAELSSEPSSGDELTITVDGPPSIARHEGYETAFLERGSVTTTL; encoded by the coding sequence ATGAGACGACGCGCATTTCTCGGTGGCTGTGCCGGAGCACTGTCGAGTGGGCTTGCAGGCTGTGGTGGCTTGTTAGAAGAGCGGTCGACCGGCGGTCAGCCGCCTGTTCTGGATGACAGGCCGGACGCGGTCTACGTGCCGACACATATCGAAGGGATGGAGATGCAGGGGATGCAGACTGTCGGCGACCGCAAAGTCGGGCTGTTCTACTCCTACGCTCACCGGTTCTGGACTGTCACTGGCACGCGGACCAACCTGGCCGAGATTCAGGACGGCCAGGACGTCCACCTGATGGCCTCGACCTGGGATCCCGAGAGCGGGACCGTCATCCCCGTGCTGAGCCAGCCGACGTTCACGATCAGCCAAGACGGCGAGGAGGTCGACAGCAAGCGCGCGTGGCCGATGCTCAGCCAGAACATGGGCTTTCACTTCGGCGAGAACATGGCACTCGATGGCGACGGGACGTATACTGTCGAGGTCGAGGTCGGTGCGGTCGACAGCCAGCGCGTCGGCGACTTCGACGGGACGTTCGGCGAGTCGATTACCGCCGAGTTCGAGATGGAGTACAGCGAGAGCACCAAGAACGAGATCAGATACGAACGCCTTTCAGACGAGGAGGGTACTCGGGGAGCCGTCTCACCGATGTCGATGGAGATGCTGCCACTGGCGTACGCCCCCTCGAAATCCGCGATGCCGGGCTCACCCGTGGAAGTCGGCAGCGTCGGCGACGCCGAGATGGTCGCGACCGTCGACGGGTCGACGCTGCTCGTCTCGCCGCGGACGCCCTACAACCGCTTTGCAGTGCCCGGGTTTGCTCTGTCGGCGACCCTCGACGCCGTCGGATTCGACGATACATTGACCCCGGCGATCGGACCGGAGATTGGATCGCACTATCGCGCGGAGCTATCGAGCGAACCGTCGAGTGGCGACGAACTGACGATCACGGTCGATGGTCCGCCGTCGATCGCCCGCCACGAGGGCTACGAGACTGCCTTCCTCGAACGTGGTTCTGTGACGACGACGCTATGA
- a CDS encoding DUF7471 family protein, which produces MTGVIVSMAADWIPSGYAPHLFVGLLLAGLSTVALFGLGLAAYLQRRSTEYLLVTLALGGLVVRTLVGWGTAMGVVPMVVHHVAAHLLDFTIAALVLYTVYRRGPSQSTDASQDA; this is translated from the coding sequence ATGACGGGAGTAATCGTCTCGATGGCGGCAGACTGGATCCCGAGCGGTTACGCACCCCACCTGTTCGTGGGCTTGCTTCTCGCCGGACTCAGTACGGTGGCGCTGTTCGGACTGGGGCTGGCTGCCTATCTGCAGCGCCGCTCGACGGAGTATCTGCTCGTTACGCTGGCGCTGGGTGGACTTGTCGTCCGAACACTCGTCGGCTGGGGGACCGCGATGGGTGTCGTGCCGATGGTCGTCCATCACGTCGCTGCACACCTGCTCGATTTCACGATCGCGGCGCTCGTCCTCTATACGGTCTATCGTCGCGGCCCGTCGCAGTCGACCGACGCCTCTCAGGACGCGTAG
- a CDS encoding outer membrane protein assembly factor BamB family protein: protein MRPRTVIAVVGFVAILGGLVVFGLTVWSSGGTLDETWVSDTPRDTDINHHAVGVGPDGDVIVAPVAEARGSTDQITNTSCVFARLRPTDGAVLWRNGIPPDDCFVHALTEPAIADLDGDGTPEVVGISSIENALVTYDAEDGSERWRVPLETYGFGRPTIENLTSAPGPEILASDVAGNVVATRANGSVLWRFELNRTGWTERTIREAPIVDDVDGDSQQEVLLGSDSGPVVLSATGDIEWFRNGTATYLTAADADGDDALEVFTSGTLSITSYDGESGAGEWNRSITNGRIREAADADGDGTVELFVGKVGGDVLALDAATGDTEWSTSIASGDSTIVSPPVLGDVDGDDTSEVIAVSEDGRVAVLDADGGSVLARYERNVPILTFATTADIDDDGREEILVRYGDGRVVALDYAS from the coding sequence ATGCGACCACGTACCGTTATCGCCGTCGTCGGGTTCGTCGCCATCCTCGGCGGACTCGTCGTCTTCGGTCTCACTGTCTGGTCGTCCGGCGGGACGCTCGACGAGACGTGGGTGAGCGACACGCCGCGCGACACCGACATCAACCATCACGCGGTCGGTGTCGGTCCCGACGGCGACGTGATCGTCGCGCCTGTCGCGGAGGCCCGGGGTAGCACCGACCAGATTACGAACACGTCGTGTGTCTTCGCGCGTCTCCGGCCGACAGACGGCGCTGTACTGTGGCGAAATGGAATCCCACCCGACGACTGTTTCGTCCACGCGCTCACCGAACCGGCGATCGCGGATCTCGATGGCGACGGAACGCCGGAGGTCGTCGGTATCTCTTCGATCGAGAATGCGCTCGTCACCTACGACGCCGAAGACGGCAGCGAACGCTGGCGAGTCCCACTCGAAACCTACGGCTTCGGCCGACCGACGATCGAGAATCTGACGTCCGCTCCCGGGCCGGAGATCCTGGCAAGCGACGTCGCCGGGAACGTCGTGGCGACGCGCGCGAACGGATCGGTACTCTGGCGATTCGAGTTGAACCGGACGGGATGGACAGAGCGTACAATCCGCGAAGCGCCGATCGTCGACGACGTCGACGGCGATAGCCAGCAGGAGGTTCTCCTCGGGAGCGACAGCGGCCCGGTGGTACTCTCGGCCACGGGCGACATCGAGTGGTTCCGCAACGGCACGGCGACGTATCTCACTGCAGCCGACGCCGACGGCGACGACGCGCTCGAAGTGTTCACGTCCGGAACCCTGTCGATCACGTCCTACGACGGAGAGTCGGGGGCAGGGGAGTGGAATCGATCGATCACGAACGGCCGGATCCGCGAGGCCGCCGACGCCGATGGCGACGGAACGGTCGAACTCTTCGTCGGGAAAGTCGGCGGCGACGTGCTCGCACTCGACGCCGCGACCGGCGATACCGAGTGGTCGACATCGATAGCGAGCGGCGACAGTACCATCGTCTCACCGCCTGTCCTCGGGGACGTCGACGGGGACGACACCTCGGAGGTGATCGCCGTCAGCGAAGACGGACGGGTCGCCGTCCTCGACGCCGACGGTGGCTCGGTACTGGCCAGATACGAACGCAACGTTCCGATACTGACGTTCGCGACGACGGCAGATATCGACGACGACGGGCGAGAAGAGATCCTCGTCCGCTACGGTGACGGCCGCGTCGTCGCGCTCGACTACGCGTCCTGA
- a CDS encoding ABC transporter substrate-binding protein, whose translation MSDSGDDFVNSARGIRSGSCVLDGEYLSQYRGDLTDGQENVRIFTTAPSITTQSVQDAFWQATSGWFNPSSHENVVTVYDRGRSPRPWVAVETVDGARLGDVQSELSIADAHAVASDTAEALRVAGLYNATHGSLSPTDIWVTGLSGSADATAVVDEWGLERACRVAAGERPVSLFTAPELVDEPTAVTDQTDVYGLGAITYYALTGEPPFTIAEVEAGPGPEQVTPPSTLVPELPSAVDDVILTALAPTPGARQSSPSQFGTDFSLAFPDGFFDSRPDSNQTQTASTGQPAGDDRSAANGQPVGNSSTHKPSSGPQSGGDSTDRTDPGSDSSFPLSRRSVLGFLGLAGGGSVVATQLLGDSDSSGEPTDGSGDESGNGGFATSPDPETTAPPRETPTPDEPSAELDPSIYADKAQEAWEVITEYSDSDASLVRQAHVDIEEAVRDSAIVLNFMHDVRERFWYDHVDVPKYGTLGPSHQRHTDTQLTDGSTELNLFLDYLDSIDPIESDDEASSTVITQLYEPLVNYPDGVPELNNLLIEGFELSEDQTTYTFTLKEGVTFHDGTELTAQDVKYSWRRVAESENSIRSDFLLDETTGVGAVHETASDGNVVPDSLGVRAVDDYTLKLELETPNPDALDILTYPVFSVVPEGIVGDIDGYTGDVSHEEFRQNVANGTGPFTYGAFTVNEEFRVTRFEEYHAEAADIESIHWNIVGGQEERYALAIEKEADIFQLPTQYYDPGNVDATEDDRGREVGTYGPLDNGETVNYLAVPELVTRYFGFNARNVPIEVRRAVAYVLDQQAIVDELFASRGVPAYSFTPPGIWPTGRGGYEQFVDEYPYSPDEVDVESAREVLDEGGFTPDDPFDLTVTTFDIETYVQAAEDLRDHLAGNGVEIDIDSAGFGILQERGYNGNLEMYSLGWGWSWDSLRFGHYGFEPKNTDTSRMPEETDGYYLDWQTELSEEYR comes from the coding sequence ATGTCCGATTCTGGTGACGATTTTGTGAACTCCGCCCGGGGTATTCGCTCCGGGAGCTGTGTCCTCGACGGTGAGTATCTCTCTCAGTACCGCGGTGACCTCACGGACGGGCAGGAGAACGTCCGCATCTTTACGACCGCACCGTCGATCACGACGCAGTCGGTCCAAGACGCGTTCTGGCAGGCCACTTCGGGATGGTTCAACCCCAGTTCACACGAGAACGTCGTCACGGTGTACGATCGAGGCAGGAGTCCGCGGCCCTGGGTCGCCGTCGAGACTGTCGACGGGGCGCGTCTCGGCGACGTTCAGTCCGAGTTGTCGATCGCGGACGCACACGCAGTCGCCTCGGATACGGCCGAGGCGCTTCGGGTCGCCGGGCTGTACAACGCGACTCACGGGTCACTGTCGCCGACTGACATCTGGGTGACTGGTCTCTCCGGAAGCGCAGATGCGACTGCCGTCGTCGACGAATGGGGGCTCGAACGAGCCTGTCGCGTCGCCGCCGGCGAACGTCCAGTTTCCCTGTTTACTGCACCCGAGCTGGTCGACGAGCCGACTGCAGTCACGGATCAGACCGACGTGTACGGGCTGGGAGCGATCACCTACTACGCGTTGACGGGTGAACCCCCGTTCACGATTGCCGAGGTCGAAGCCGGTCCGGGTCCCGAGCAGGTGACACCACCGAGCACGCTCGTCCCCGAGCTCCCGTCGGCAGTCGACGATGTGATCCTTACGGCGTTGGCACCGACGCCCGGCGCCCGCCAGTCGTCACCTTCGCAGTTCGGGACCGACTTCTCGTTGGCGTTCCCGGACGGGTTTTTCGACTCCCGGCCCGACTCGAATCAGACTCAGACAGCGTCAACTGGACAGCCTGCTGGCGATGACCGGTCGGCTGCGAACGGCCAGCCAGTGGGCAATTCGAGTACTCACAAGCCGAGTTCTGGGCCCCAGTCCGGCGGTGACAGTACTGATCGGACGGACCCCGGCAGTGATAGTTCGTTCCCGCTCTCGCGCCGCTCCGTCCTGGGATTTCTCGGCCTCGCCGGTGGCGGTTCCGTCGTCGCCACCCAGTTACTCGGCGATTCGGACTCCAGTGGGGAGCCGACCGACGGGTCCGGTGACGAGTCGGGCAACGGTGGTTTCGCCACATCACCCGATCCGGAGACGACAGCGCCACCCCGGGAGACGCCCACCCCCGACGAACCGTCGGCCGAACTAGATCCTTCGATCTACGCGGACAAGGCACAGGAGGCCTGGGAGGTGATCACGGAATACTCCGACTCGGATGCCTCGCTCGTTCGACAGGCTCACGTTGATATCGAAGAGGCAGTTCGGGACAGCGCGATCGTCCTGAACTTCATGCACGACGTGCGCGAGCGGTTCTGGTACGATCACGTCGACGTCCCGAAGTACGGCACGCTGGGCCCGTCTCACCAGCGACACACCGATACGCAGCTGACCGATGGAAGCACGGAACTGAACCTGTTCCTCGACTACCTCGATTCTATCGATCCCATCGAGTCAGACGACGAGGCGTCGTCGACGGTGATCACGCAGCTCTACGAACCGCTGGTGAACTACCCCGACGGCGTTCCGGAGTTGAACAACCTACTGATCGAGGGATTCGAGTTGTCCGAGGACCAGACGACGTATACGTTCACTCTGAAAGAGGGGGTGACGTTCCACGACGGGACGGAGTTGACGGCCCAGGACGTAAAGTACTCCTGGCGGCGGGTCGCCGAGTCCGAGAACAGCATCCGATCGGACTTCCTGCTGGACGAAACCACCGGTGTGGGAGCGGTCCACGAGACAGCCAGCGACGGAAACGTGGTTCCCGACTCGCTGGGCGTGAGGGCCGTCGACGACTACACGCTCAAACTGGAACTCGAGACTCCCAACCCAGATGCGCTGGACATCCTCACATATCCCGTCTTTTCCGTCGTTCCTGAGGGAATCGTTGGCGATATCGATGGCTACACTGGCGACGTGTCTCACGAGGAGTTCCGACAGAACGTGGCGAACGGGACCGGCCCCTTCACGTACGGCGCCTTCACGGTCAACGAAGAGTTCCGTGTGACTCGATTCGAGGAGTACCATGCTGAGGCAGCTGATATCGAATCGATCCACTGGAACATCGTGGGCGGTCAGGAAGAGAGGTACGCACTCGCTATCGAGAAAGAAGCCGACATCTTCCAACTGCCGACACAGTACTACGACCCGGGGAACGTAGACGCGACGGAGGACGACCGTGGGCGTGAGGTCGGGACCTACGGACCGCTCGACAACGGCGAGACGGTGAACTACCTCGCCGTTCCGGAACTTGTCACGCGATACTTCGGGTTCAACGCGCGGAACGTGCCGATCGAGGTCCGGCGAGCGGTCGCGTACGTGCTCGATCAACAGGCGATTGTCGACGAGCTGTTCGCCAGCCGTGGTGTCCCCGCGTACAGTTTCACGCCGCCGGGGATCTGGCCGACCGGTCGGGGCGGGTACGAGCAGTTCGTCGACGAGTATCCGTACAGCCCTGACGAAGTGGACGTCGAGAGTGCCCGAGAAGTACTCGACGAAGGCGGGTTCACTCCGGACGATCCGTTCGACTTGACCGTCACGACGTTCGACATCGAGACGTACGTACAGGCGGCCGAGGATCTCCGTGACCACCTCGCTGGAAACGGCGTCGAGATCGATATTGACTCGGCAGGGTTCGGCATCCTCCAGGAACGCGGATACAACGGCAATCTGGAGATGTACTCGCTGGGCTGGGGCTGGAGTTGGGACAGCCTCCGCTTCGGGCACTACGGGTTCGAGCCGAAGAACACCGACACGTCTCGGATGCCCGAGGAAACCGACGGCTACTACCTCGACTGGCAGACCGAACTGTCCGAAGAGTATCGCTGA
- a CDS encoding SOUL family heme-binding protein translates to MVKRTTLLAGAIGVLAVGVAGRRYLQDRSTPQVDYETVGHVDDVEIRHYPPTVLVETVAPSENAAFRRLFRYISGENRSATDVSMTAPVEGGGRTTGQSVTMTAPVESESVAMTAPVESDRDEDGVRMAFYLPAEYDYDTAPLPTDESVRLVEQPGRTLAVLGFSWWTSDGRVARKTDQLRSTLAGADETFEIVGEPFLMRYEGPLVPPFLRTNEVAVEVRRVSTP, encoded by the coding sequence ATGGTCAAACGAACGACACTCCTGGCGGGAGCGATCGGCGTACTCGCAGTCGGCGTCGCCGGACGGCGCTATCTCCAGGACCGATCCACACCGCAGGTCGACTACGAGACGGTCGGGCACGTCGACGACGTGGAGATCAGGCACTATCCACCGACAGTCCTCGTCGAGACGGTCGCCCCCTCGGAAAACGCCGCGTTTCGTCGGCTCTTCCGATACATCTCGGGCGAGAACCGCAGCGCGACAGACGTGTCCATGACCGCCCCGGTCGAGGGCGGCGGGAGGACGACCGGACAGTCAGTGACGATGACAGCGCCCGTCGAGTCGGAATCGGTCGCGATGACAGCGCCCGTCGAGAGCGACCGCGACGAGGACGGCGTTCGGATGGCGTTCTACCTCCCCGCCGAGTACGACTACGACACCGCTCCGCTGCCGACCGACGAGTCGGTTCGGCTGGTCGAACAGCCCGGTCGAACGCTGGCCGTCCTCGGCTTCTCGTGGTGGACGAGCGACGGCCGCGTCGCTCGCAAGACAGACCAGTTGCGCTCGACGCTGGCTGGGGCAGACGAGACCTTCGAGATCGTCGGCGAGCCGTTTCTCATGCGCTACGAAGGGCCGCTCGTCCCGCCGTTTCTTCGAACCAACGAAGTCGCCGTCGAGGTCCGGCGCGTGAGTACTCCCTGA